AGAACATTTGCCACTGTATTTCCTGATCTATGccattttcccctcagaaaaagcccaggaaaaaattaagagtGGTCATGGAGTCATAAAACTCAAAACTTAGAAGCATCTCAGGTTCTGTGGTGTCTCAGTTTATGTTTAGGGCtgaaaccccaaaacacagacTTGAGCTTTGTGTTCAAGACTacacaaataaatataatatttttcttaagaggtttttctttgcagaataGGCTAAAATACTTTTCTCTCAGGCAGATGGAATAACGTTGTTGCTGAGCTGTGTTCAGTCAGCACGAAGCCCCTGGGACCTCGGTCACTTGCACCTtctggctcctgcccctgcctgggaactgctgctccaggactggacaggaggcagggctgcctggcagtgATACAGAGGGGAGCCGACAGCAACTGTCCTGCAGAATGGATGCACAGGAACTGACACAGAGCACAAGCTAAAACcacaccaggcagcagcagactCTTGGCTTTGGGCACTCAGGAGTTACAGGATTAGTTCTAATGGAAGCTCTCCACAGCTCACCCATAAGAGAATCCAACCACTTGGGCCTCGAGGTCTCATTGTCCAGTTCCATGAGTTGAATGCTTACCCCATGGGGGTGCACTGATAGACAAGGTGTAGCTGATACAAGGCAAAAGTATCTTCTGAtgtaaaacacagcttttaatttaattctttatttgtCATAGTTTATATGGCCAGATTGGCCTAAAATTTTATAAGAAATGTTTCATACTGGGATTTGTTTCATACTGGGAGCTTTATTTCCACAACTGGAGAAGAACTTATTCTGCTGTATAAAGACACAGAAATGTAATCTTAAAAAACTCTGGCACTTTTCCTGCTTGTGTAATTCAAAAAGGATCTCAgtaaagaaaattcaatttGGCAATCCATTAACATAGATTTGATGCTCTCTCTGTTCATATCTTGATGTCTCACccctttcagaaaaatgaaaataactcTTGGTAAAGAGTGGCTGTTCCCTCTTATTAGTCCAGTATATTGGCAATTATTAAAACCCTAGGAAAGCTGCTGAAGCTCTGCTGACTCATGGTGGCCAAGAACTTATTTGTTAACTCCATAACCAAggtggaggagggagaaaaagaaaaaaaaaagaaaagccagagaACAGGCAAAGTTTGGGAAGAAGGCTGTGTGCCAGCCATACACTAAGTTGCATCAATTCTTCAGGAGAAAGGATCTGGATGTTATTGGAAATTTAACATGCTGTGTTTGAACCAGGTGAAGAGACAAACCTAATTTCAGCCCATTTAACTTTAGGAATCTAAAAGAGTCATTTCAATAAAGAGTTTACCTCTCACAGACATCTACTGTCAAcggaggaagagcagcagttcCAAAAGACAAATTGACTTACCAAAGGTCTGAGCTGTCTTCTTCCTGCTCCATCAAGAACAGAGACACCCCAAGGCAGTGATGGAAAGCCTATACCAGGACACCAGGCTGGCACGTGACACCACTGTCAGCAGAAGAGCTCAGTTCCCACTGCACTCTGCAGTTTGTCACTGCTCCTTGACCCTACAGAGCAGACTGCAGAGCCCCAAacaagctgcagcagagcatggGAGATGGTGAGCTGACAGGGATTAATGGAGCAATTAACCCTTTCCCTCTCCACCAATCTGCCCCAAAGAGAAGAACTCTCACAGAACGTGCCGTGACACAGGAATATATTTCTGACATGAAAGATGTTAGTAGGTGTTAGCCAGGAAGGACTGCACTCCTCAATTGGGAGCTCTGGTTTGGTTCATTAATACTTGTGGGATTACTGTAAACCTGAGGTCATTCACAGCCTAAATACTAGCAAAGGTGGCATTTTAATGCCTggaaaattttagatttttaagcTATTCTATTCTCACAGCAGTGAATAATTAGGGAAAAGCCAGAGCACATTATTCCAAGGCTACAGATTCTCCCCCAGAAAGGCAGAGTGGTTCTCAGCACTGTCTGGCTGCATTTGAAGACTGCACTCTGCACTCCTCTTCTAAGGAGCAGCACAATTcttcccagccccctgcccatTCTTGCACGAAAAAGAGCCAGGATTTTCCACTTGCCCGCCATCATCTGTGATCACATATTTCGCAGTGAAGGAAGGCTGCCAGCATGGTGGATTTGCTGTAACACCATCTTACCCTTGCTCTGCCCAGATGAGAGCATGTGTTCTTTCCCCACAGCACgcagggaagaagagaaaactcaGGAAAGACAAGGTGGCTCTCTTGGTGGTATTTGATGACTGTAGAGCATCACACATATAAAAAGCTCAGCATTACTGTACCTTCACATAaaaccctgtccctgtcctgaacaacagtaaaaacaattcacctCATTAAGGTACTACACCAAGCTGCGTAGTTGCTGTGCTGTAAAGGCTCTGGAAGCCTGTGGTTGAAGTGTTAGTGTTGTGGAACAAAGTGACAGCAAGTTGGGAAATAAATGAGCACAGTACTCTCTTCTAACCTCCTGGCACTGAGCCTtttaacagagaagaaaaaagcaaaaatggaaaatgtcaaccccaaaaacatttttcacattgTAAAAAATAGAGTCCACTCTAAAGCACTTGATAAGAGACACACTGAGGGGTCTGATACTTCACTGAAAAATAGTGAGTGGAACAAAAAGGTTATGTGAACACATctaatgtaataaaaaaaaatctttccaacCTAAAATTTGTATCTATGTCCTACAAACGTCACGTCAGCCCTTAAGACGAAAGTCTCAGCAGCTGCCGCTGAGCTCTAAAGctcagggatgcagggcagCACTCAGGAGCACGCAGAGAGGGTCGGGGCAACCCGGCACCCCGGGCAGCGCACACGGAGCCGTGCACACCGCGCAGCGAGCAGCGCCCGCTCTCCCGGGAGAGCTCGCTCATTTGCAAGGGAAGGCAGGCACTGCACATGCCCGCGGTGCCGCTGCCGCTGGGGGCAGCTTTACATAAGGCTGCGCCCGGCGCCAGCCCGCACAGTCGGCCGGAGCTCTCGGCATGCGAGCGCGGCAGCGGCGGAGCCGCGTCCCGGGCCGGGCTCCCCGCAGCTGGCGCGCCCGGCCGGCAGCGAGCCGCGGGCCCGGGGCACGGGGGCGGCAGCGCCCGGAGCGCAGCGCCGCGGGCTGCGCCCACCGACGGCCGCTCCTATGAAGCAACGCTTTAAAAGCCAGGTTCCTAACTAGAAAGATGCAAAACCGTAATATCCGTGAAGATCCTATTACCTAGGAAGAATTTGACGTTTTGCTGCGAATGCTGTGTTGGGATTGATTTATTCTTGGAGTGCTCTGCACGGCTGGCAAAGAATAATGTTCCAAAATCGGTCCATCTCCCAAGGGGTCCAATTTTTCTTCCTGGGTGTCAGCGAGCCCTGACTCACTACAGTGCAGCTGACAGGGGCTGCCATGCTTGTGGCACATtaagcaaaaaacaaaagacCTAAGGACGACCTTTGAACAACACAAAGGATGGGTATGTTTTTCATGTTACCTTTTTAATTTATAGTTCATAGTTACTGCATAGCCTGTGCTTTAATTACTCCATAAACTTACCTTGATGTGATTTGTTATTATACTTAAATAGCTTAGGGATTACGCCTTTTACCCAACTATTTGTCAGTAGTTATATTGAGGTAttcttaaacaaaacaaacaaaaaaaaaagctgagtttaaaaaaaaaccccaatgtgAAAAGTAGTCGAGTCAAGCTAGGGCTTTGTAAATGATTGCTGAAGTAAAAGATATTAGCatgattgaaaaaaaatgacTGATGTGTGGGGGGATAACTTTTCtaagttgtttttatttccaggtTTCAATGTAATTAGGCTACTGAGCGGATCAGCTGTAGCTCTGGTAATAGCCCCTACTGTATTACTGACAATGCTTTCTTCTGCTGAACGAGGATGCCCTAAGGGCTGTAGGTGTGAAGGCAAAATGGTATATTGTGAATCTCAGAAATTGCAGGAGATTCCCTCAAGTATATCTGCTGGTTGTTTAGGTTTGTCCCTTCGATATAACAGCCTCCAAAAACTAAAATACAATCAATTTAAAGGTCTTAATCAACTCACCTGGCTCTATTTAGACCATAACCACATCAGCAATATTGACGAAAATGCTTTCAGTGGAATACGCAGACTAAAAGAGTTGATCTTGAGTTCCAACAGAATCTCCTATTTTCTTAATAATACCTTCAGACCTGTGACAAATCTCCGGAATTTGGATCTGTCATACAATCAGCTGCAGTCTCTGGGATCTGAACAGTTCAGGGGCTTAAGGAAGCTGCTGAGTTTACATTTGCGGTCCAATTCCCTAAGAACCATCCCTGTTCGAATATTTCAAGATTGCAGGAACCTTGAACTGTTGGACCTGGGTTATAATCGCATCCGGAGTTTAGCAAGGAATGTCTTTGCAGGTATGATCAGACTGAAAGAGCTTCATCTGGAGCACAATCAATTTTCTAAGCTCAACCTGGCACTTTTTCCAAGGCTAGTCAGCCTTCAAAACCTTTATTTACAGTGGAATAAAATCAGTGTGATAGGACAAACCATGTCTTGGACCTGGAGCTCATTACAAAGACTTGATTTATCTGGCAATGAAATAGAAGCTTTCAGTGGACCTAGTGTTTTTCAGTGTGTGCCCAATTTACAGCGCCTCAACCTGGATTCAAACAAGCTCACATTTATTGGTCAAGAAATTTTGGATTCTTGGATATCTCTCAATGACATCAGCCTTGCCGGGAATATATGGGAATGCAGCAGAAACATTTGTTCTCTGGTAAACTGGCTTAAAAGTTTTAAAGGGCTGAGGGAAAATACAATTATTTGTGCCAGCCCCAAAGAGCTGCAAGGGGTGAATGTTATTGATGCAGTGAAAAACTACAGCATCTGTGGCAAGAGTACCACGGAAAGGTTCGAACTAGCACGAGCTCTCCCAAAGCCAACATTTAAACCAAAACTCACCAGGCCTAAACACGACAGCaagccccctgtgcccccaacTATGGGAGCCACCGAAGCCAGCTCTGAGCCCGAGCACGACACAGAGCACATCTCCTTCCACAAAATCATAGCAGGCAGCGTGGCTCTCTTCCTGTCGGTGCTGGTGATCCTGCTGGTGATCTATGTGTCATGGAAGCGCTACCCTGCCAGcatgaagcagctgcagcagcgcTCTCTCATGCGAAggcacaggaaaaagaaaagacagtcACTGAAGCAAATGACTCCAAGCACACAGGAATTTTATGTAGATTACAAACCCACCAACACTGAGACCAGTGAGATGCTGCTGAATGGAACGGGACCCTGCACGTATAACAAATCAGGCTCCAGGGAATGCGAGGTATGAACCATTGTGataaaagagcttttaaaagcTGGGAAATAGTGGTGCTTTATTGAACTCTAGGGACTATAAAGGGAAcgtttttctcacttttctggCACAGCTCTTCCATGTCCCTTTTTTGTACATTCATAATACGGGTCATTTTACTCTCATACATAATCAACTCATTGAAATTTAAATACCGCAATCAATGTGAAGCCTGAGCTCTGGTTTAATACAATACCTATTGTACAAACCCTCTACTGACCTCATTAAAGTCTCTcttgtttttaaatagaaaacttCTTTCATAAGTAATCCACTGCACCTGCACCAACTGTGCCTCTGTTTAGGGAGAAAAATgacaacaatgaaaaaaaaatcaaactcagGGTatccccctctgcctccccaaACCCAGTCCTTGCTCTAAAACCCACTTTTTGAGCCCAGAACGAAGTAAAGGTCCAGGTACTGTAGTATCATATGAATTCTGAGTTGTCTGAGGATAGAGATGGTGCAggaacagctctgaaaaaatgCCTGATTGCTGCTCAACACAAGAGAGACTAAAAAGCACCCTTTAAGTATCACACCAGAGGCAAAGCATAGGGAAACCTAGgcttaataaaaaattaaaaatgaaaaggtacAGTGGTATTTACTGTACTGCATTATACCACAGTGTTTCTAGGGCCAATAGCTAGCAATTGAAACCTGTTTATGTGACTTCATACAAAAGGTGCCAGTGTTTATCCCTACATCCAGTTGCCTTTCAGAAAATAGTCAAAAGGCATTCATTAGATGAGGAGCAGAAATTCCTTATTGATGCAATTAGAGGAACTCAAAtgtgcagcagcaaaagcaagaCCACTTCCTGCACACATTTGTTTCAGCTCTCATTAGGAATTCTCTTTTCAGGACTGTCAAAGGCATTTATGTAGCTGAGGAAGCCATTAAAATccatcattttcttctgtttctgtttattGGCTGGGCTAGGCTTGCTAAGGTTGTGTGTTATGTTTTGCACAGTGTCCCTCTAATAACTAAATAAAGCTTCATCACTTAAAATGCCAAACACTGTGCATTTTAGACATACTACAGCTGCAAAGACCTTTCAGAGAAAACTGGTTACTCACTGATGTGAGAGGAGTACACCCAAAAATCCTTTTACACAAATCAGTGACAAATCATTTTCCTCTCTTACCAAAACCCAAATGACATTACAGAATTCACACATATTCAGTTTTAATGTCTAGTCATACACCAGTGCTTGTGGGCAAAATACAGATTTGTAACCCAGCTATTCCCTGCCTTCCTTCTCCCAAAATCATGTATTTTGTTGGCTGCAGA
The nucleotide sequence above comes from Molothrus ater isolate BHLD 08-10-18 breed brown headed cowbird chromosome 8, BPBGC_Mater_1.1, whole genome shotgun sequence. Encoded proteins:
- the LRRTM3 gene encoding leucine-rich repeat transmembrane neuronal protein 3 isoform X3, with the protein product MGFNVIRLLSGSAVALVIAPTVLLTMLSSAERGCPKGCRCEGKMVYCESQKLQEIPSSISAGCLGLSLRYNSLQKLKYNQFKGLNQLTWLYLDHNHISNIDENAFSGIRRLKELILSSNRISYFLNNTFRPVTNLRNLDLSYNQLQSLGSEQFRGLRKLLSLHLRSNSLRTIPVRIFQDCRNLELLDLGYNRIRSLARNVFAGMIRLKELHLEHNQFSKLNLALFPRLVSLQNLYLQWNKISVIGQTMSWTWSSLQRLDLSGNEIEAFSGPSVFQCVPNLQRLNLDSNKLTFIGQEILDSWISLNDISLAGNIWECSRNICSLVNWLKSFKGLRENTIICASPKELQGVNVIDAVKNYSICGKSTTERFELARALPKPTFKPKLTRPKHDSKPPVPPTMGATEASSEPEHDTEHISFHKIIAGSVALFLSVLVILLVIYVSWKRYPASMKQLQQRSLMRRHRKKKRQSLKQMTPSTQEFYVDYKPTNTETSEMLLNGTGPCTYNKSGSRECEV
- the LRRTM3 gene encoding leucine-rich repeat transmembrane neuronal protein 3 isoform X2, whose protein sequence is MGFNVIRLLSGSAVALVIAPTVLLTMLSSAERGCPKGCRCEGKMVYCESQKLQEIPSSISAGCLGLSLRYNSLQKLKYNQFKGLNQLTWLYLDHNHISNIDENAFSGIRRLKELILSSNRISYFLNNTFRPVTNLRNLDLSYNQLQSLGSEQFRGLRKLLSLHLRSNSLRTIPVRIFQDCRNLELLDLGYNRIRSLARNVFAGMIRLKELHLEHNQFSKLNLALFPRLVSLQNLYLQWNKISVIGQTMSWTWSSLQRLDLSGNEIEAFSGPSVFQCVPNLQRLNLDSNKLTFIGQEILDSWISLNDISLAGNIWECSRNICSLVNWLKSFKGLRENTIICASPKELQGVNVIDAVKNYSICGKSTTERFELARALPKPTFKPKLTRPKHDSKPPVPPTMGATEASSEPEHDTEHISFHKIIAGSVALFLSVLVILLVIYVSWKRYPASMKQLQQRSLMRRHRKKKRQSLKQMTPSTQEFYVDYKPTNTETSEMLLNGTGPCTYNKSGSRECEIPLSMNMSTFLAYEQPTLSYCGVHHELLAHKPYEGSRQEEAMDTGLEAELDLSTITTAARSKEHGQQLP
- the LRRTM3 gene encoding leucine-rich repeat transmembrane neuronal protein 3 isoform X1, with protein sequence MTDVWGDNFSKLFLFPGFNVIRLLSGSAVALVIAPTVLLTMLSSAERGCPKGCRCEGKMVYCESQKLQEIPSSISAGCLGLSLRYNSLQKLKYNQFKGLNQLTWLYLDHNHISNIDENAFSGIRRLKELILSSNRISYFLNNTFRPVTNLRNLDLSYNQLQSLGSEQFRGLRKLLSLHLRSNSLRTIPVRIFQDCRNLELLDLGYNRIRSLARNVFAGMIRLKELHLEHNQFSKLNLALFPRLVSLQNLYLQWNKISVIGQTMSWTWSSLQRLDLSGNEIEAFSGPSVFQCVPNLQRLNLDSNKLTFIGQEILDSWISLNDISLAGNIWECSRNICSLVNWLKSFKGLRENTIICASPKELQGVNVIDAVKNYSICGKSTTERFELARALPKPTFKPKLTRPKHDSKPPVPPTMGATEASSEPEHDTEHISFHKIIAGSVALFLSVLVILLVIYVSWKRYPASMKQLQQRSLMRRHRKKKRQSLKQMTPSTQEFYVDYKPTNTETSEMLLNGTGPCTYNKSGSRECEIPLSMNMSTFLAYEQPTLSYCGVHHELLAHKPYEGSRQEEAMDTGLEAELDLSTITTAARSKEHGQQLP